One stretch of Caldinitratiruptor microaerophilus DNA includes these proteins:
- a CDS encoding SPOR domain-containing protein, with protein sequence MQRFGRSDSRWKDRWGGGFVIVTVLALAGAWWLGNWLSDRWASQEPASSGTNPAGSPGGGEMAGMPSAQAPLDTSRRPLTVYFLQAHALKSPEAARRAAADLEQNGLPAAVSHAGEWYKVVVGAYGSRDGAMAAKAEAESAYRGPTKLSLYANPVSIAAEPAVRPQNAAAQAAFDKGLGLLSGYLHEAAAWWDRYATGQATGADRLTQYTSQLQGVADELRPHTSDPVVGSLVAMVEKAVQNGGQIGVLAQGGGEDQYRAAMSGYLALVEQFRSWTSGA encoded by the coding sequence ATGCAGCGATTTGGCCGGTCGGACAGCAGGTGGAAGGACCGGTGGGGCGGCGGTTTCGTCATCGTCACTGTCCTCGCCCTGGCCGGCGCGTGGTGGCTCGGGAACTGGCTGAGCGACCGGTGGGCCAGCCAGGAGCCGGCCAGCAGCGGGACCAACCCGGCCGGGTCTCCGGGTGGCGGGGAGATGGCCGGGATGCCGTCCGCGCAGGCGCCGCTGGACACGTCCCGGCGGCCGCTCACGGTCTACTTCCTCCAGGCACACGCCCTGAAGTCACCCGAGGCGGCGCGCCGGGCCGCGGCGGATCTGGAGCAGAACGGCCTCCCCGCTGCCGTGTCCCACGCCGGTGAGTGGTACAAGGTCGTGGTCGGCGCCTACGGGAGCCGGGACGGTGCCATGGCGGCCAAGGCGGAGGCGGAGTCGGCGTACCGCGGACCGACCAAGCTGTCCCTGTACGCCAATCCGGTGTCGATCGCCGCCGAGCCTGCCGTGCGCCCGCAGAACGCCGCTGCCCAGGCTGCGTTCGACAAGGGCCTCGGCCTGCTGAGCGGATACCTCCACGAAGCCGCGGCGTGGTGGGACCGGTACGCCACCGGCCAGGCCACCGGCGCCGATCGCCTCACTCAGTACACGAGCCAGTTGCAGGGCGTGGCCGACGAACTGCGCCCGCACACGTCCGACCCCGTCGTCGGGAGCCTCGTGGCCATGGTCGAAAAGGCCGTGCAGAACGGCGGCCAGATCGGCGTGCTCGCTCAGGGGGGCGGGGAGGACCAGTACCGCGCCGCCATGTCGGGCTACCTGGCCCTGGTGGAGCAGTTCCGGAGCTGGACGTCCGGCGCGTAG
- the radC gene encoding RadC family protein — protein MRKGVTLKSLPPSERPRERLLAQGPRALTDAELLAVLLDSGRPGVTAVEVAQELLLLGEGGGHPLDYLAEAPAEELRRVAGLGPAKIARLKAAVELGTRLWRARAARPSVRTAAEVAALLMEEMRRLDREEFRVVLLDVRGRVLGVETVSVGSLSTSVVHPREVFKGPIRRSAHSVILVHNHPSGDPTPSPEDREVTRRLAEVGRIMGIEVLDHIVIGDRQFVSLRERYGPGVLL, from the coding sequence TTGCGGAAGGGCGTGACCCTGAAGTCGCTGCCGCCCTCCGAGCGTCCCCGGGAGCGCCTGCTGGCGCAGGGGCCCCGGGCGCTGACCGACGCCGAGCTCCTGGCGGTGCTCCTCGACTCGGGCCGGCCGGGGGTCACGGCGGTGGAGGTGGCGCAGGAACTGCTTCTCCTGGGCGAGGGGGGCGGGCACCCGCTCGACTACCTCGCCGAGGCTCCGGCGGAGGAACTCCGGCGCGTGGCAGGGCTCGGCCCGGCCAAGATCGCCCGCCTGAAGGCGGCCGTGGAGCTGGGGACGCGCCTGTGGCGGGCCCGGGCGGCGCGGCCGAGCGTGCGGACGGCCGCCGAGGTCGCGGCGCTGCTCATGGAGGAGATGCGCCGCCTGGACCGGGAGGAGTTCCGGGTGGTCCTGCTGGACGTGCGGGGGCGCGTCCTGGGCGTCGAGACGGTGTCCGTCGGCAGCCTGAGCACGTCCGTCGTCCACCCCCGCGAGGTGTTCAAGGGACCCATCCGCCGCAGCGCCCACTCGGTCATCCTGGTCCACAACCACCCCAGCGGCGATCCCACGCCCAGTCCCGAGGACAGGGAGGTGACCCGCCGCCTGGCGGAGGTGGGCCGGATCATGGGGATCGAGGTCCTGGACCACATCGTGATCGGCGATCGGCAATTCGTCAGCCTCCGGGAACGGTACGGCCCGGGCGTTCTGCTCTGA
- a CDS encoding PrsW family glutamic-type intramembrane protease, producing the protein MAYLKLLALALAPGVAILLYLYFRDPHEREPPRVIARTFLAGALVAVPVLAVNFLVLEPIRARLGLTGVWAVMWQAFVSAGLTEEFFKFAGVLVTVYRSPNLSEPYDGIVYASALSLGFATLENLVFVFTGGFATAWARAFLAVPGHALFGIAMGYYLGRARFATAVRARLRAWVLALAVPVAMHGAYDLLALHTDVEALFYLLVPLMGFFFVRGARQLEAAVRESRPPSEPDGPAFGDPCPACGTPVLTGAYYCHRCGIPLRKEALLERS; encoded by the coding sequence GTGGCCTACCTCAAGCTCCTGGCGCTCGCCCTCGCCCCCGGGGTGGCGATCCTGCTCTACCTCTACTTTCGTGACCCGCACGAGCGGGAGCCTCCCCGGGTGATCGCGCGGACCTTCCTCGCCGGCGCGCTCGTGGCGGTGCCGGTGCTCGCGGTGAACTTCCTGGTCCTGGAGCCCATCCGCGCCCGCCTGGGCCTGACCGGCGTGTGGGCTGTCATGTGGCAGGCCTTCGTCAGTGCCGGCTTGACCGAGGAGTTCTTCAAGTTCGCCGGCGTCCTGGTGACGGTCTACCGCAGCCCCAACCTGAGCGAGCCCTACGACGGCATCGTGTACGCCTCGGCGCTGTCGCTCGGGTTCGCCACGCTGGAGAACCTCGTGTTCGTCTTCACCGGCGGCTTCGCCACGGCGTGGGCCCGCGCCTTCCTGGCGGTCCCGGGCCACGCGCTCTTCGGCATCGCCATGGGGTACTACCTCGGCCGGGCCCGCTTCGCCACCGCCGTCCGCGCCCGCCTCCGGGCGTGGGTGCTGGCCCTGGCCGTGCCGGTCGCCATGCACGGCGCCTACGACCTCCTGGCCCTGCACACCGATGTCGAGGCCCTCTTCTACCTCCTGGTTCCCCTGATGGGGTTCTTCTTCGTGCGGGGCGCGCGGCAGCTCGAGGCCGCCGTCCGCGAGTCCCGGCCCCCGTCGGAGCCGGACGGTCCTGCCTTCGGGGACCCCTGCCCGGCGTGCGGTACGCCCGTGCTCACCGGCGCGTACTACTGCCACCGGTGCGGGATCCCGCTCCGCAAGGAGGCACTCCTGGAACGGAGTTGA
- a CDS encoding GNAT family N-acetyltransferase, giving the protein MLAGEKVVLRAAEPADAERVQRWLSDVERVWFGPDVPVPSRGAVEKWLTRLGGGMERGTRLWSIDTQDGRHVGLVRLSEAEGPHRRARLDVMVGQPEFQGRGLESDALSVALRQAFRHLNLNRVEGRVPASRPDLVEAYKQAGLVEEARLSRALFVGGQYVDEVVLAALAPGRQAS; this is encoded by the coding sequence GTGCTGGCAGGGGAGAAAGTGGTGCTGCGGGCGGCCGAGCCGGCCGACGCCGAGCGGGTGCAGCGATGGCTGAGCGACGTCGAGCGGGTCTGGTTCGGGCCGGACGTGCCGGTCCCCTCCCGCGGCGCGGTGGAGAAGTGGCTCACCCGGCTGGGTGGCGGCATGGAGCGGGGCACGCGGCTCTGGTCGATCGACACCCAGGACGGGCGCCACGTGGGCCTGGTCCGGCTGTCGGAGGCCGAGGGGCCCCACCGGCGGGCCCGGCTGGACGTCATGGTCGGCCAGCCCGAGTTCCAGGGCCGGGGGCTCGAGTCCGACGCGCTGTCCGTGGCGCTGCGCCAGGCGTTTCGCCACCTGAACCTCAACCGCGTCGAGGGGCGGGTCCCGGCGTCGCGGCCGGACCTGGTCGAGGCGTACAAGCAGGCCGGGCTCGTCGAGGAGGCCCGCCTGAGCCGTGCGCTCTTCGTGGGCGGCCAGTACGTGGACGAGGTCGTCCTGGCGGCCCTGGCCCCGGGCCGGCAGGCGTCCTGA
- a CDS encoding rod shape-determining protein, whose amino-acid sequence MFNLFARDMGIDLGTATTLVYVKGRGIVLYEPSVVAIDRDTKAPMAVGLDAKQMIGRTPGNIIAVRPMKDGVIADFDITQTMLKYFINKAQPRRTPFRPRVVVSVPSGVTGVERRAVQDAALQAGAREAYVIEEPMAAAIGAGLPVEEPTGSMVVDIGGGTTEVAIISLGGLVTSRSIRIAGDEMDESIVQYVKRTYNMLIGERTAEEVKIAIGSAYPTGQDEQMEVRGRDLVTGLPRTLRITSEEVRKALAEPVAAIIEAIKVTLENTPPELAADIMDRGIVMTGGGSLLKGLDVLVSRETGMPVHVADEPMLCVVKGTGKVLDEMHILRRAARA is encoded by the coding sequence ATCTTCAACCTGTTCGCCCGGGACATGGGGATCGACCTGGGTACAGCGACCACCCTGGTCTACGTGAAAGGCCGGGGCATTGTTCTGTATGAGCCGTCGGTGGTCGCCATCGACCGGGACACCAAGGCGCCCATGGCCGTGGGTCTGGACGCCAAGCAGATGATCGGCAGGACGCCCGGGAACATCATCGCCGTCCGGCCGATGAAGGACGGCGTGATCGCCGACTTCGACATCACGCAGACCATGCTCAAGTACTTCATCAACAAGGCGCAGCCCCGCCGCACGCCGTTCCGGCCCCGCGTGGTGGTGTCGGTGCCTTCCGGCGTCACGGGGGTCGAGCGCCGGGCCGTGCAGGACGCGGCCCTGCAGGCCGGGGCGCGGGAGGCGTACGTGATCGAGGAGCCGATGGCGGCGGCCATCGGCGCCGGGCTGCCGGTGGAGGAGCCGACCGGGAGCATGGTCGTCGACATCGGCGGCGGTACCACCGAGGTGGCCATCATCTCCCTCGGCGGCCTGGTCACGTCCCGGTCGATCCGGATCGCCGGGGACGAGATGGACGAGTCCATCGTGCAGTACGTGAAGCGGACGTACAACATGCTCATCGGCGAGCGCACGGCCGAGGAGGTCAAGATCGCCATCGGCTCCGCCTACCCCACCGGCCAGGACGAGCAGATGGAGGTCCGGGGACGCGACCTGGTGACGGGCCTGCCGCGCACCCTCCGCATCACGAGCGAGGAGGTGCGCAAGGCCCTCGCGGAGCCTGTGGCCGCCATCATCGAGGCCATCAAGGTGACCCTCGAGAACACGCCGCCGGAGCTGGCTGCCGACATCATGGACCGGGGCATCGTGATGACCGGCGGCGGCTCGCTCCTGAAGGGCCTTGACGTGCTGGTGTCCCGGGAGACGGGCATGCCGGTGCACGTGGCCGACGAACCCATGCTCTGCGTCGTCAAGGGGACCGGCAAGGTCCTCGACGAAATGCACATCCTGCGGCGGGCGGCCCGCGCCTGA
- the mreC gene encoding rod shape-determining protein MreC encodes MLPRPAPHGARGVRALVAGLVTVVVLFALMVATARERPASTAVENILATLLYPVQSVAGWTSARVRGTAQAIQEILRLREENAQLRAELAQLRQLQALYADLENENRALRSELGLKARSNYSLLPAQVIVRSPSAWFSSVVIDRGSRDGVRVNMAVVNSEGLVGKVERVTPFTSTVKLLIDPDFQASILDAVTGEDGRVQGRGSEGAVAEFPFNRDAQVEPGHALVTSGLGAVLPRGLVVGTVETVGMRENNLVKFATVRPAVNFTRLDFVQVVLAGPDEGTGVDNP; translated from the coding sequence ATGCTGCCACGTCCCGCGCCCCACGGGGCCCGGGGTGTGCGGGCCCTGGTAGCGGGGCTGGTGACGGTGGTCGTCCTGTTCGCGCTCATGGTCGCGACAGCCCGCGAGCGCCCCGCCTCCACGGCGGTGGAGAACATCCTGGCCACACTGCTCTACCCGGTCCAGTCGGTCGCCGGCTGGACCTCGGCTCGCGTCCGCGGTACCGCCCAGGCGATCCAGGAGATCCTGCGGCTGCGGGAAGAGAATGCCCAGCTGCGGGCCGAACTGGCCCAGCTCCGGCAGCTGCAGGCACTGTACGCGGACCTCGAGAACGAGAACCGGGCCCTGCGCTCGGAACTCGGTCTGAAGGCCCGCTCGAATTACTCCCTTCTGCCGGCGCAGGTCATCGTCCGCAGCCCTTCCGCGTGGTTCTCGTCGGTGGTCATCGACCGGGGCAGCCGGGACGGCGTCCGGGTCAACATGGCGGTGGTGAACAGCGAGGGCCTGGTCGGCAAGGTGGAGCGGGTGACTCCCTTCACCTCGACCGTGAAGCTCCTGATCGATCCGGACTTCCAGGCGTCCATCCTCGACGCGGTCACCGGTGAGGACGGCCGGGTGCAGGGCCGGGGGAGCGAGGGAGCGGTCGCGGAGTTTCCCTTCAACCGCGACGCCCAGGTGGAGCCCGGCCACGCGCTGGTGACCAGCGGCCTCGGCGCAGTGCTGCCGCGTGGGCTCGTGGTCGGGACCGTCGAGACCGTGGGGATGCGGGAGAACAACCTCGTCAAGTTTGCCACCGTGCGGCCGGCGGTGAACTTTACGCGCCTGGACTTCGTGCAGGTGGTGTTGGCCGGGCCGGACGAGGGGACCGGGGTGGACAATCCGTGA
- a CDS encoding Maf family protein, whose translation MTRLVLASASPRRVSLLEQVGLSFEVVPSGVPEDPGDGTREPADLARALALRKAEAVAAREPDALVLGADTIVVLDGAVLGKPRDEAEAVRMLERLQGRSHVVITGVALVAPGGRKRVEHEETTVWMRPLTRAQVEWYVRSGEPLDKAGAYAVQGLGALLVERIFGCYYNVVGLPLGRVARLLEEFGLTVL comes from the coding sequence GTGACGCGTCTCGTTCTGGCATCGGCATCGCCCCGGCGGGTGAGCCTGCTCGAGCAGGTCGGCCTGTCGTTCGAGGTGGTGCCCTCCGGTGTGCCGGAAGACCCGGGGGACGGGACCCGCGAGCCAGCGGACCTCGCCCGCGCGCTGGCCCTGCGCAAGGCGGAGGCCGTGGCGGCCCGGGAACCGGACGCCCTGGTCCTCGGGGCCGACACGATCGTCGTCCTGGATGGGGCCGTGCTGGGCAAGCCACGGGACGAGGCCGAAGCGGTGCGCATGCTCGAGCGGCTCCAGGGCCGGTCCCACGTCGTGATCACCGGCGTGGCCCTGGTCGCCCCGGGCGGGAGGAAACGGGTGGAACACGAGGAGACCACGGTCTGGATGCGGCCTCTGACGCGCGCCCAGGTGGAGTGGTACGTCCGCAGCGGGGAGCCGCTTGACAAGGCCGGGGCCTATGCCGTGCAGGGGCTCGGAGCCCTGCTGGTCGAGCGTATTTTCGGGTGTTACTATAATGTAGTCGGGCTGCCTCTCGGCCGCGTCGCCCGCCTTCTGGAGGAGTTCGGCTTGACCGTGCTGTAG
- the mreD gene encoding rod shape-determining protein MreD → MRYGHLLGVLGVAFLVQTTAASFVRLWGVVPDVLLAVVVSYGLLFGPAVGLGAGALAGAALDVAIGRLMGLHVLTLGLAGLVAGQAERFVVKENVLLPVVGGAAGGLLTGGLTLGVLLYFGWPLPPLQALRGTVLPGAILSAGLTTLVYLWLLGRYTHFRPDPRGAVAVRPAPAPGSRPSPSRRGAAR, encoded by the coding sequence GTGAGGTACGGGCACCTGCTCGGGGTTCTCGGTGTGGCCTTCCTCGTCCAGACCACGGCCGCCAGCTTCGTGCGCCTGTGGGGCGTGGTGCCGGACGTGCTCCTGGCGGTGGTGGTGAGCTACGGGCTCCTCTTCGGGCCGGCCGTCGGGCTCGGGGCCGGGGCGCTGGCCGGCGCCGCGCTCGACGTGGCCATCGGGCGGCTCATGGGACTGCACGTGCTCACGCTCGGCCTGGCAGGGCTCGTCGCCGGCCAGGCCGAGCGGTTCGTGGTGAAGGAGAACGTCCTCCTGCCGGTGGTGGGCGGGGCGGCGGGGGGGCTGCTCACGGGCGGGCTGACACTGGGCGTCCTGCTCTACTTCGGCTGGCCCCTCCCCCCCCTCCAGGCGCTGCGCGGGACCGTCCTGCCGGGCGCCATCCTGTCTGCCGGCCTCACCACCCTCGTGTACCTGTGGCTCCTGGGGCGGTACACCCACTTCCGGCCCGACCCGCGGGGAGCGGTGGCGGTGCGCCCCGCACCGGCCCCCGGGTCCCGGCCGTCCCCGTCCCGGCGCGGGGCGGCCCGGTGA
- a CDS encoding bifunctional folylpolyglutamate synthase/dihydrofolate synthase, with protein MKPGLERTRELLRRLGDPLPAPGRVVHVTGTNGKGSVCAMVAAGLRAAGYRVGLYTSPHLERWNERIQVDGAPLPDEDVAQLVAEVRPHVEAMVREGFEQPTEFEVSTAVAFLHFARRQVDWVVLEVGLGGRYDATNVVARPAVTCITNVDLDHVRVLGPTRERIAWDKAGILRPGVPCVTGADDPGALWVLRREAARVGAPLVLAPPALPRGGDLYGQRFDLPGLPGLELRLAGRYQLRNAAVAAAVLRLCGVDEAALRAGLRTAEWPGRLEVLREEPLVLADGAHNPAGARALRQALDGLLPERPRVLVLGVLADKQLRPLLDALVPGARAVVATAPRSVRRALAADELARYVLPYGVPVTVEPELERAVDRAALLAGPDGAVVITGSLYLVGPARAHALSVVSSE; from the coding sequence ATGAAACCGGGCCTGGAGCGCACGCGGGAGCTTCTCCGCCGGCTCGGCGACCCGCTGCCCGCTCCGGGCCGGGTCGTTCACGTGACGGGCACGAACGGCAAGGGATCCGTGTGCGCCATGGTCGCGGCGGGCCTGCGGGCGGCCGGGTACCGGGTCGGGCTGTACACCTCGCCCCACCTGGAGCGCTGGAACGAGCGCATCCAGGTCGACGGCGCCCCCCTTCCCGACGAGGACGTCGCCCAACTGGTGGCCGAGGTCCGGCCCCACGTGGAGGCCATGGTGCGGGAGGGCTTCGAGCAGCCCACGGAGTTCGAGGTGTCGACCGCCGTCGCCTTCCTGCACTTTGCCCGCCGGCAGGTCGACTGGGTGGTGCTGGAGGTGGGGCTCGGCGGCCGCTACGACGCGACCAACGTGGTCGCCCGCCCGGCCGTCACCTGCATCACCAACGTCGACCTCGATCACGTCCGGGTCCTCGGCCCCACCCGGGAGCGGATCGCCTGGGACAAGGCGGGGATCCTCCGGCCCGGCGTCCCGTGCGTGACCGGCGCCGACGATCCCGGCGCGCTCTGGGTCTTGCGCCGCGAGGCGGCCCGGGTGGGGGCGCCGCTGGTCCTGGCCCCGCCTGCCCTCCCGCGCGGCGGGGACCTGTACGGCCAGCGGTTCGACCTGCCGGGCCTTCCGGGCCTGGAGCTCCGGCTGGCGGGCAGGTACCAGCTGCGCAACGCGGCAGTGGCGGCCGCCGTGCTCCGCCTGTGCGGGGTGGACGAGGCTGCCCTGCGGGCGGGGCTTCGCACCGCAGAGTGGCCCGGCCGGCTCGAGGTGCTCCGGGAGGAGCCCCTGGTCCTCGCCGACGGCGCCCACAACCCGGCCGGCGCCCGCGCGCTGCGCCAGGCGCTGGACGGCCTCCTGCCCGAGCGTCCCAGGGTCCTGGTCCTCGGCGTCCTGGCCGACAAGCAGCTCCGCCCGCTCCTCGATGCCCTGGTCCCGGGCGCCCGGGCCGTCGTGGCGACCGCGCCCCGCAGCGTGCGGCGCGCCCTGGCGGCGGACGAGCTGGCCCGGTACGTCCTCCCCTACGGCGTGCCGGTCACCGTCGAGCCGGAACTCGAGCGGGCTGTCGACCGGGCGGCCCTTCTGGCCGGACCGGACGGTGCCGTGGTGATCACGGGCTCGCTGTACCTCGTGGGGCCGGCGAGGGCGCACGCGTTATCAGTTGTGAGTAGTGAGTAG
- a CDS encoding winged helix-turn-helix transcriptional regulator gives MAARDCPIEKTLSVIGKKWTVLILRDLMAGTRRFGELLNSLEGISPKTLSERLKELEEGGVVHRQVFPEIPPRVEYSLTEKGRSLGGILEAMMEWGSRH, from the coding sequence GTGGCTGCCCGTGACTGCCCGATCGAGAAGACGCTCAGCGTGATCGGCAAGAAGTGGACCGTCCTGATCCTGCGGGACCTGATGGCGGGCACGCGGCGCTTCGGCGAACTCCTGAACTCGCTGGAGGGGATCAGCCCCAAGACCCTCTCGGAGCGTCTCAAGGAGTTGGAGGAAGGTGGGGTGGTCCACCGCCAGGTCTTCCCTGAGATCCCGCCCCGGGTGGAATACTCGCTCACGGAGAAGGGGCGCAGCCTCGGGGGGATCCTCGAGGCCATGATGGAGTGGGGGTCCCGGCACTGA
- a CDS encoding valine--tRNA ligase has product MSDPREAGAELPSRYSPAEVEAETYRFWLDGDYFRAPIVEGRDPFSIAIPPPNVTGALHMGHALDNTLQDILIRWHRMRGDPTLWLPGTDHAGLATQIKVEEVLRKEEGLTRHDLGRERFVERVWEWKRKYGDTIIRQLQRLGASCDWSRERFTMDEGCSRAVRAFFVQLYKKGLIYRGQRMINWCPQDGTALSDIEVEHEETEGRLWYFRYPLEDGSGFISVATTRPETMLGDTAVAVHPDDERYRHLVGKKVRHPATGRLIPIVADEYVDPAFGTGAVKITPFHDPNDLEVAQRHGLEAIQVIGWKGEITEAGGRYAGMDRYECRRQIVADMEAAGFLEKVETHVHALGRCQRCDTVVEPLVSTQWFVKMKPLAEPAIQAVKDGRVRILPERFEGVYLHWLENIKDWCISRQIYWGHRIPVWTCKRCGAEICEMEDPTVCPQCGSTELEQDPDCLDTWFSSALWPFSTLGWPDPTEDYRYFYPTTVNVTGYDILFFWVARMIFSALELTGEVPFRTVVLHGLVRDSQGRKMSKSLGNGIDPLEVIDRYGADALRFMLATGNSPGNDLRFYWERVEAARNFANKLWNASRFALMNLRDFDPAGVPDYPAALTAHGRAEDRWIVTRLQEVAGAVQGNLERFELGLAATALYDFIWDEFCDWYIEMVKPRLYGKDEEQGEAAAESRQIAQYTLWYVLDGILHLLHPFMPYITEAIWQKLVRPGGLSATVLVAAGPGADPAAVAADLARPERHAAWAAARAKGAPPALVVDPWPVPVDALRFPDDARTVGLWMEVIRAVRALRADAGVPAGRRADVVLVASTPELQAALEGARRHLVALAHAAGVTVLPAGSPPPEQAVAAVVSGAEVYVPLKGVVDVEKEIGRLAREREEVARELERSRTKLANPDFVSRAAPQAVEKERQKEADLSQRLSALDSRLALLERVR; this is encoded by the coding sequence ATGTCCGATCCACGGGAGGCCGGGGCGGAACTGCCTTCCCGCTACAGCCCGGCCGAGGTCGAAGCCGAGACATATCGGTTCTGGCTGGACGGCGACTACTTCCGGGCACCGATCGTGGAGGGGCGCGACCCCTTCTCGATCGCCATCCCGCCGCCCAACGTCACCGGCGCGCTCCACATGGGCCACGCCCTGGACAACACGCTCCAGGACATCCTGATCCGCTGGCACCGGATGCGGGGCGACCCCACGCTGTGGTTGCCGGGGACGGATCACGCCGGCCTGGCGACCCAGATCAAGGTGGAGGAGGTCCTCCGGAAGGAAGAGGGCCTGACCCGGCACGACCTCGGCCGCGAGCGGTTCGTCGAGCGGGTCTGGGAGTGGAAGCGCAAGTACGGCGACACCATCATCCGCCAGCTCCAGCGGCTCGGCGCCTCGTGCGACTGGAGCCGGGAGCGCTTCACGATGGACGAGGGCTGCTCCCGGGCGGTCCGGGCCTTCTTCGTGCAGCTGTACAAGAAGGGCCTCATCTACCGGGGCCAGCGCATGATCAACTGGTGCCCGCAGGACGGGACGGCCCTCAGCGACATCGAGGTCGAGCACGAGGAGACCGAGGGCAGGCTCTGGTACTTCCGCTACCCGCTCGAGGACGGGAGCGGCTTCATCTCGGTGGCCACGACCCGCCCCGAGACGATGCTCGGCGACACCGCCGTGGCCGTGCACCCCGACGACGAGCGTTACCGCCACCTCGTCGGCAAGAAGGTCCGGCACCCCGCCACGGGCCGGCTCATCCCGATCGTCGCGGACGAGTACGTGGACCCCGCCTTCGGCACCGGGGCGGTCAAGATCACCCCGTTCCATGACCCGAACGACCTCGAGGTGGCCCAGCGGCACGGCCTCGAGGCCATCCAGGTGATCGGCTGGAAGGGCGAGATCACGGAGGCGGGCGGCCGGTACGCGGGGATGGACCGGTACGAGTGCCGCAGGCAGATCGTCGCCGACATGGAGGCGGCTGGCTTCCTGGAGAAGGTGGAGACGCACGTCCACGCGCTCGGGCGCTGCCAGCGCTGCGACACCGTGGTCGAGCCGCTCGTCTCCACGCAGTGGTTCGTGAAGATGAAGCCGCTGGCCGAGCCGGCCATCCAGGCGGTCAAGGACGGTCGGGTGCGCATCCTGCCCGAGCGGTTCGAGGGCGTGTACCTGCACTGGCTCGAGAACATCAAGGACTGGTGCATCAGCCGGCAGATCTACTGGGGTCACCGGATCCCGGTCTGGACCTGCAAGCGCTGCGGGGCCGAGATCTGCGAGATGGAGGACCCCACGGTCTGCCCGCAGTGCGGCAGCACGGAGCTGGAGCAGGACCCCGACTGCCTCGACACGTGGTTCAGCTCGGCTCTCTGGCCGTTCAGCACCCTGGGCTGGCCGGACCCGACCGAGGACTACCGCTACTTCTACCCCACGACCGTCAACGTCACGGGGTACGACATCCTCTTCTTCTGGGTCGCCCGGATGATCTTCAGCGCCCTGGAGCTCACGGGCGAGGTGCCCTTCCGCACCGTGGTCCTGCACGGCCTCGTGCGGGACAGCCAGGGCCGGAAGATGTCGAAGTCGCTGGGGAACGGCATCGACCCGCTGGAGGTGATCGACCGGTACGGCGCCGATGCCCTCCGGTTCATGCTGGCGACGGGCAACAGCCCCGGCAACGACCTCCGCTTCTACTGGGAGCGGGTCGAGGCGGCCCGGAACTTCGCCAACAAGCTCTGGAACGCCAGCCGTTTCGCGCTGATGAACCTGAGGGACTTCGACCCCGCCGGCGTCCCCGACTATCCCGCGGCCCTCACGGCCCACGGGCGGGCGGAGGACCGGTGGATCGTGACCCGGCTGCAGGAGGTCGCCGGGGCCGTCCAGGGGAACCTCGAGCGCTTCGAGCTCGGGCTGGCGGCCACGGCCCTCTACGACTTCATCTGGGACGAGTTCTGCGACTGGTACATCGAGATGGTCAAGCCCCGCCTCTACGGCAAGGACGAGGAACAGGGCGAGGCCGCCGCAGAGAGCCGGCAGATCGCCCAGTACACGCTCTGGTACGTCCTGGACGGCATCCTGCACCTGCTGCACCCGTTCATGCCGTACATCACCGAGGCGATCTGGCAGAAGCTCGTCCGGCCGGGCGGCCTGTCGGCCACCGTGCTGGTGGCTGCCGGCCCCGGCGCCGACCCGGCCGCGGTGGCGGCCGACCTGGCGCGCCCCGAGCGGCACGCCGCGTGGGCCGCGGCCCGGGCGAAGGGGGCGCCCCCGGCCCTGGTGGTCGACCCCTGGCCGGTTCCCGTGGACGCCCTCCGGTTCCCGGACGACGCCCGGACCGTGGGCCTGTGGATGGAGGTCATCCGGGCCGTCCGCGCCCTGCGCGCCGACGCCGGCGTTCCGGCCGGCCGCCGGGCCGACGTGGTGCTGGTCGCCTCCACGCCCGAGCTCCAGGCCGCGCTGGAGGGGGCGCGCCGGCACCTCGTGGCGCTCGCCCACGCCGCGGGGGTGACGGTGCTCCCGGCGGGCTCGCCGCCTCCGGAGCAGGCGGTCGCCGCCGTCGTCTCCGGCGCCGAGGTCTACGTTCCGCTCAAGGGCGTCGTCGACGTGGAGAAGGAGATCGGCCGCCTCGCGCGGGAGCGGGAAGAGGTCGCTCGCGAGCTGGAGCGGTCGCGGACGAAGCTCGCCAACCCCGACTTCGTTTCCCGGGCGGCGCCCCAGGCCGTCGAGAAGGAGCGGCAGAAGGAGGCCGACCTCAGCCAGCGGCTGTCGGCGCTCGACAGCCGCCTGGCCCTGCTCGAACGCGTCCGTTAG